gagaaagagagagagagaggggaggaggggagggggagagctagAGTGAAGTTCTGAGACTGGTCGGAAGCATTCAATGttacgccctccaactagcaggggtgagagagaggagaggagaggagaggagagaagagaagagaagagaagagaagagaagagaagagaagagaagagaagagaagagaagagaagagaagagaagagaagagaagagaagagaagagacgagacgagacgagacgagacgagacgagacgagacgagacgagacgagacgagacgagaagagaagagaagagaagagaagagaagagaagagaggaggggagagagagaggaggggagagagagaggagagagaggagagaaagagagagaggagagaaaggagaagagagagagaggagagagagaggagaggagagagagaggagtggagagagagaggagagagagaggagagagagaggagaggagagagagaggagaggagagagaggggagaggagagagaggggagaggagagagaggggagaggagagaggagaggagaggagaggagaggagaggagaggagaggagaggagagagagagaggagaggagaagagaagagaagagaagagaagagaagagaagagaagagaagagaagagaagagaagagaagagaagagaagagaagagaagagaggagaggagaggagaggagaggagaggagaggagaggagaggagagtagagtagagtagagtagagtagagtagagtagagtagagtagagagaaagagaaagagaaagagaaagagaaagagaaagagaaagagaaagagaaagaaagaaagaaagaggggctgagaaggggaagggaggggagggggggagagtgagagtgagagtctgAGACTGGTCGGAAGCATTCAATGttacgccctccaactagcaggggtgagagagaggagaggagaggagaggagaggagaggagaggagaggagaggagaggagaggagaggagaggagaggagaggagaggagaggagaggagaagagaggggaggagaggggaggagaggagaggagaggagaggagaggagaggagaggagaggagaggagaggagaggagaggggaggggaggggaggggaggggaggggaggagaggagaggagaggagaggagaggagaggagaggagaggagaggagaggagaggagaggggaggggaggggaggggaggggagaggagaggagaggagaggaggaggaggggaggggaggggaggggaggggaggggaggagaggagaggagaggagaggagaggagaggagaggagaggagaggagaggagaggagaggagaggagaggagaggagagcagagcagagcagagcagaggagaggagaggagaggagaggagaggagaggagaggggaggggaggggaggggagaggagaggagaggagaggagaggagaggagaggagaggagaggagaggagaggagaggatagtagagtagagtagagagaggagaggagaggagaggagaggagaggagaggaagagggggggggggggggaagaatgtaCTTATTCACATAACcaggaaatgaaaaggggaagaaataacAGTAAAGGCTTAAATTACAAAATATTTGAAGTATCATTTTGGCCTATTAATTCAACCACTGATACAAGACAGGTTGTAATAAAAGACTTCAGTTTCATTGTTGATTACAGATAAAATTTATATCTTTGGTTATACTTTCCAGTATAGCTAGAAAGAAGACAgctatgtacagtacatacaacattatttttttaataatggcTACTCCTGTTGACCTGTGGGTCCATGCTTGTCCCTCCAGGGGAAGGCTGTGCTCACAACCATGGACCATGGTTGATGTAAGAAAAGGGATCTAATAAGGCAATGGCCAACCCTAAACTCCTCCAAGGCACTGCCTTTACCCCTAACAAGGGAGTCCCAGGCATATAACACCTTTAcgcaataaatatatacagaaatacatattatatatatgcatattgttacttaatatcactaatatattttttttaaaacaatcACAGCGGAGCACTTAAAGATCATTAGTGCTATAATCAGTTTGTGAATATGAGATATGCAAATCCCTATTTTGGCTTTTGCAAAATGCAATTAGCATTTCCACCTCACGTTCAGTCACACACCAAGTGCCAAGCTTCCCTAACCATGTCAACTTTGGACAAACTGCCATCAGAATTATGGCATCATCAAGAGTCAAACTTAAAGGATCagcatatttttcatattctctcattATGAGAATTTTTTCAAGATTTTGCATGTCATCCCTCAAGGCATAAATCAGTTCATGGGTTACTGGCTCATCCTCATCAGTGGCAAATAGAGCACTGACAGATAAACTCAATGATATTAATTTTGGGCAGTATTTCAGAAATGCACCAAGGAATTCTGTATCCATTTCAGTGACTCTGTGGAGGTCTAATGTCTCCAGATGGTCAAAGAGTACCCcggtctccttttctccatcattCATATAGGTAAAGAGACCACAACTATGAATTTTTAACCGTTTCAAATTTGGGAAGGCCTTACTAAGGGAGTGGACTTGCTCAAGGACAATATTTTCCTCATCTAAATCTAATTCAAGACTTTTTATACTTGGAATACAAGGGAGATTCTTTAGGTCAAACTCCAAATTATTAAATCTATCTTGATATAACACCAGATGCTCTAAACATGTAAATGAAGTAGCCAAATTTGAGAGGCGATAGAAGTCTTCAGTAAGGAGTTCTCCTGAGTACGATTTGTAACTTTTAATACTTGGCAAAATTTTTGCAGTCTCAGTGAAGTCTGACTTGACACTTCTATCCACACAGCTTCTTGGCCATTCCTCTAATTCAATGAGTTTCAGTGGCTGAGCATCACCAAATTCTTCTAaatatttttctgttactaatcTTGTATCCACGTTTCTAACACAACAGAGATCAGGCATATACACAACCATTTTTAAGACATGAGAAACAGCTGGCATCAGACCTTTGTACTTTGGCAGAATAAGTGTCTGCAGTTTGGGGCAACCTTTTGGCATGTTCGCTGATGGCCAAGGTGATGAGTATTCCCCATATAACCAACATAAATTATCAACTAAAGGATCTGTGTCATGTGGTTCATGGAGAGATTCAATGTTCAAAAACTGCAGATTGGGGCAGTGTGCAGCAACAACTCTCATGACATTTGAATCTGCTACATATTTAAAATTTAATGACACCAAGCTCTGTGCCCAAAGAGGTTTAGCATAAACTGTATAAATGAATGCCTCCTTACAGTGGTTACCTACAACATTCTCGAATGCTGAAACCTGACGGATGATGTCATGCTGAAAATCTAACTCTGTAGTGCCTTCTACACTGAAAATctgcaaaatattttttataattttccctaATATAGGCACTGTAACACCATGTCCATTAACTGTATCCAACATCCCATCAAACTTTGAATGCAAAATCTGATACATAATCTTCTTCAGGAGACAATTTTTCACTGATGCGATCAAGTTTTCACAAATGTAGTTTGACACTTGATCTATCCCATTTTCTTGACTTGGTTCTCGTACTTGTTCCGTCACTTTACAAATCTCAATCAGGTGGAACATCACTTGTTTCAGGCAGGTGTCAAACAAGGTTGGAACTCGTTTTGTTGGAGGCATGATGGGAGCTGAAGCGACGATGCTGCACAGTCTATAACAAAATTTGATTTTATGGAATTAGTTGCAACATATTGCTACAGCAGGtacaataatatatgaaaaaaatcaataaagaaatagaagggCTGTATGGAATTTAGATGACATATTCTGTGTATTACTAGATAAGGCCaagtaaaaaagaacaaaaaaattgtGAAGCTCCAGCAGCATGATAGAGTTAACTTGGGGCATTCACATTAATTCattctttacatttttattaataccatttaACACTAAACCTTCTTGGTTTTAAACCACATTTAATACTCAAAGAATAGAATTCATAGATGCAATATACACATTAAAACCAATAAAAACTGTCAAATCTTCAGGGAGTGATCTTAATTTTTTCACTAAAGAACAATTTCACAACAGTATGACCACACAATCAATTCTTTGGTTTGTCCTCAATTTCTCGCTGGACCACACAAGGAGTAAAATATTTTGAGAGGCAGATCGCTGATAAAGTTAATGGCTCTTAATTCTGACGTCAAACCCATTCTTCAATAAATTCTGAAATCCTTAAATACACTCAGTCATATATCTATTACCTAACATCCTTGGCATTAAACAAGGTTTCAAGTATACAGGCCTACTGATTATAAGGTACAGTTAACCTCATGTTGATGGGATAGCAAAAGTACATACCATATCCactgtgtctttttgtttattgatggtctttacacacagatggctctacctCCCTAGTCCTACctattcactcttttctttcctttttcagtttttgttgttattagtattgttaagattatgatgatcataatattaacaacagaaataacgGCATCAATATTACCagcatttgtataaaaaaaaaaaaaaaaaaatccggaaatcTTAAGAAATTGGGAAATCTGATGGGGGCATGTAGGCTTACTAATTGGCCCCTTGGAGCTtaacacttgtggagccatttttGTGCAAACTAAATtcagaaaagaaaattacaatagTGTGTGATTCCCTGGCAGAATTTGGATTAAATtggtattttttacatatatgaaaattttATTTATGGCacgaatacatgccatacccactgtataAAAGTTCAaagtaatcataagaataataacagtatcaataataataatattagaaagaaaaacacattttcctgcataTTAAAGGGATGGGAAATCAGGtgtggtcactagggcctactgatagactccttggtggctgagaacATGTGGAGCCTTCTGCATGTAGcaaaattcataaaaaactacaggggacagaacaaaacTACGATATCAATGGGTTAAGAGAATTCACTCTTCTAGGACACTGTGTTCTGTACTGCTCTATGGTTTACAAAAAATTTTAAACATATAATCTGTATAAATAAATGCTTCTTACAACAAAGCTATATAACAGACACCTCTGGATCAATCCTCAAAACCTGGAGAGTAGCAAATAAACAccaaactataataaaaattctGATCCATATATTTCTCGTGTAAATTTGACGATTTATAAGGCTGTTACTAAATCAGAACTACAACTTCCTTCCTCTCACCAAAATTACTTGTGACCGTGAAATATCCTATCTTGATATAATTTATGCAGTGACTGAACAAGACCTttccaaaaaaataacaaatctataaaatacaaataaaaattgagtatattttgtatgaatacatatatatatatacacatatatatatatatatatatatatatatatatatatatatatatatatatatatatatttatatatatatatatatttatatatatatatatatatatatatatatatatatataaaaatatatatatttatatatatatatacataaaaatatatatatttatatatatatatatatatatatatatatatatatatatatatatatataaatatatatatttatatatatatatatatataaaaatatatatatttatatatatataaatatatatatatatatatatatatatatatatatatatatttatatatatatatatatatatatatatatatatataaatatatatctatatatatatatatatatatatatatttatatatatttatatatatatatataaaaatatatatctatatatatatatatatatatatatatatatatatatatatatatttatatctatatatatttatatctatatatatttatatctatatatatttatatctatatatatttatatatatatatatatatatatatttatatatatttatatatatatatatatatttatatatatatatttatatatatttatatatatatatatttatatatatttatatatatatatatttatatatatttatatatatatatatatatatatatatatatatatatatatatatatatatatttgagcgtatatatacatatacatatatatatatatatatatatatatatatatatatatatatatatatttgtgtgtgtgtgtgtgtgtgtgttaaccccTTACCAACGGGTACAACATGTAGAcaagtgctatgcccactgtgagtacttgtttgattgtttttacacataaatggctacacttgtactaagtcaccaatgagtactgcctgtcttgcccgttcaccctcttctttgatttacggaataatttatgttaatttattttgctgtaactaatattaaaaaacattataataatcataatgtttataataaaaataacaccatcgatgttcatagcactagtaaaaaatacgtttttcccgccaattcaaatcaggtacggtcacaagatattcattcatacatacatctactaattgactcctttgtggctaagcactagcagagccatctatgggcagacatttcacaaaaaatatagaaaataggtacagcattttccccattttttgttcattttccccagtggcatttgGTTAATAACTAACAGGGAGCTTCAAAAAGTCAGCTTCTCAAATCGGATTTTTCCTGCATACAGGAATCTCAGTCTTATTTTCTCCTTGGCCCTAGTAAatgattttatatgtttttatcaaCTAAAGAAATATAGCAATTTGTgttaaaaaatgaaaggaaaaggaaaaggaaagaagaagaagaaaaagattttgCCAGTTTGAAAAATAGCACTTAAGATGTCATACCCTTCGAAAATAAAATTGCCTGCAGGGAATTCCATTCACCCTTGACAGCAACATCAATCAGAGATGGATCAACCTGCAATAGGTAGAAGCATAagaatcaacaacatcaacatggAAAAGTGAGAGATGAACACTAAGAGTAAAATGaatcttctctttctgttcaGTCAACATGATAGCTGCTCAGTTGAAAATTCTGGCTTAATTAATGTGACATATTAAATTCAGCTACATTATACACCAAACGGCAAtgaacacacccaaacaaacacacacacacacacacacacacacacacacacacacacacacacacacacacacacacacacacacacacacacacacatatgcaatatatatatatgtatatatatataaatatatatatatatatatatatacatatacatatacatatacatatacatacgtacatacatacgtacatacatacgtacatacatacgtacatacatacgtacatacatacatacgtacatacatacgtacgtacatacatacatacatacatacatacatacatacatacatacatacatacatacatacatacatacatacatacatacatacatacatacattcattcatacatacacacatacatatatatacacatatatatatatatatatatatatatatatatatatatatatatatatacacacatatatatatgtatctacattataatatacatatacatatatctatctatctatctatatatatgtatttatatatacatttaaacatacatatatgtatatatatacatatatatatataatatacatatatttaatatatatatatgtatatatattatatatgtatattatatatatatgtgtatatatatataaatatatgtatgtatgtacgtatgtatgtatgtatgtatgtatgtatgtatgtatgtatgtatgtatgtatgtatgtatgtatgtatgtatgtatgtatgtatgtatgtatgtatgtatgtatgtatgtatattatatatatatatatattatatatatattatatatatgtatatatatatattatatatatatatatatatttatatatatgtatgtatacatatacatatatatatatatatataatatacataaatatatataaatatatatatatatatatatatatatatatatataatatacatacatatatatatatatatatatatatatatatatatatatatatatatatatatataatatacatacatatatatatatatatatatataatatacatatatataatatatatatataatatatatatatatatataatatacatatatataatatatatatataatatacatatatataatatatatatatatatatatatatatatatatacacaaaaaaatcacacacacacatacacacctatatatatatatatatatatatatatatatatatatatatatatatatatatatatatatatatatatatatatatacatatatacacacacactcacacacatatatacacacacacacacacacacctctatatatatatatatatatatatatatatatatatatatatatatatacacacacacacacactcacacacatatatatatacacacacacacacacacatatatatatacacacacacacacacacacacatatatatatacacacacacacacacacacacacatatatatatatatatatatatatatatatatatatatatatatatatatatatatatgaataaacatatatatatggatatgtatatgtatatcccttGGATTTATATTTACACCTTCACAATAACTTTTTTAAATGATGCAAGGCATCGACTAAGAAGTCAGTATTTGGTCCTAGTTCTTTGCAAAGAACAAGGACCAAATTAAAGCACACACTTTTAAGTGTGGTTTGTATCTAAACCATTATATTTGGAAAGGCTTCAAATACAAAATGAAAGCCGAGAAGAATAATTTGTTTAGAAAAACTTATTTGTGGCAAATGTTAATCCTGGCCAATGTGTTGATTCTcataatatctattattttaGAATATTCATTTGGGTTGTACTGCTGCTGCTGGTTTGCttgaaaattataaacaaattacAACGGCACAAACAGCTGGGCCGAAGTTTTACTAATTATGGAGGCGAAAACTTTTAAAATTTTGGAATAAATTGGTTGTTGCAAATCCATTTGAGGTGAAACATCAGACAACCTTAATGCTTTGACAACCTTAAGTTTATCTGTAGAACTAAAGTCTTCTGATGTTGACAACTCAAATATACTCAATGACATCAAAATGACAGTCTAAGTACAAGACCGCTAGGTATTGAGATATTAAAACAGGGGACCGTTGCAGGGGCTAAGAAACCTCCATAACGTAGACTATGTCAACGTTTAACATAAAGGCCTCACTAGCAATTTGCCATCAAATAAAACAAGTCAAAAGTGGCAGAGCTTCTCTTGTCCTTGCCGACGTGCCAACCTCGAAGGCCGCGGAGGTCGCTTCATACCACCCTATTCTGGACAACTACCCGAAAGTTCTTAAGAGAAATACAAACACCTTAAAATCTATGCATTTCATGACACGAACGATATAACAGCAAGAATACTTTTAACAACAAACCTTTTAAAAATAGAGAAGCATATAAAAAAGGCATCGTTAAAGGTAAAAAAATACAAGACATCCCATGCCGCAGGACCACTAACTCTCAATTaacataaagagaagaagaaaggatgtgATTAATTGACGCATGACGTAACGGTGTTTGTAAAGGTCTGTAACTTTACTTTAACACGtgattaaaataacaaataaacatataaacacaaatattaaaaaaaaaacataatataaaaaaacattgtcGGAAAATAAGTACTTCTTATTTTTAGTGTTTAAGACTAAAATATTTCAAATCAGTTTTGAATGCCTTCTTTCAAGTTACTGATCAAATGAGATgatgaaatataaatgtaatgttCTTTAcgtgaaaaacaataacaaaataactatgGAGCTGATAACAAAGAAAACGTAGTTGCTGTTACCTTCAAGGGGTAACTATCAGATTCAacatccccccttcttttttcccctaatTATCAACATAAGCTACTTTCCGAAAGATTATGTATTATTAAGCACAAGTGACCATTGGGTGTCACTCAAACTTCAGCAGCCCCCTTTCAATTCACTGTCAGGCTAATCTAAACGCTGTTGCTTTTACCAACGGGGTTTATTAATGCACTAGAAATAAAAGCACGTGAAAAGGGAATGGGACAACCCCAGGCAATGGTTCTTCAGACGGGGAAACGAGGAGAGGGCATCTAACTATGACTCCCCGAGGTGAGAGTCCCGGCGAGCTGAATTCTGCGGgacgagatccccccccccccccccccaactcctaaACTTccgtcaaacacacatacatacaaacatttcctcatataacaatacatatacatcctcATGTAACAATACAAGTACATCATCACGTAACAATACAAGTATATCttatgagagaaaataaattctGCCTTTCTACATAACTGCCGACTTGAGTGGCCTATGACCTCGAAAGGGGCACGCTATCTCATTAGAGAACATTCTTAAGCCGCCAAACACGACCAAGTGTCAAGATATACCTGTTAACTTATCCCAAAGCCAAAGAAAGTTTACTCTGGTCTTGATAGAAGTTCGAGACCATACCGCAACTGCCACCAAATCATATGGAAATGTGAAAGCAATCTGGACTTTTATATCCCAAACTCGGGTAAACATCCCAATGACCGACGCTAATAGGGTATATAAATCCGTTATCCCTCTATTACAGtcttcaaagaaaacgaaagcttGCCATTAGAAAACGAGTAATCTGGACCACCGGAACCTGAAAGACAATTGCTGTACAGCTGCGCCCCGACGTTCTGTCTAGGCAACTGAAAGAATAGAAAATGATTTAGATGGTAACATTTATAATCTTTAAGGTAATTATCTTTGGCAATAAATTCAGTTTGATAACGATGTTAaggttatcattgataataatcgtCAATCTACGATATATCAGACGATATTATATGTTTCATATTCCGAGTTGAGTCCAGGAAATACGAGTCATGGctagagaaaaatgataatagacaaaacaaagacagactGAGGAAATATATTGAGAAATGCACGAAAATCATATATGATAAATCTATCTAGTCTGAAATATCAAGAAACAAGTTGCATTATTTTTCATCTGTTATAACTAAACATCATAAATGATCAACTTTTACTGAGTATATATTGCTTTTCACggtttttatcaacctgcaattGCACTTTGTTAGTTATCCATGAATAATACTGAAGAaatctaattatgatgatgatgatgataatgatgataataataacatggtgCAAAAGTCTCTCCGTAGTCAATGTCCTCCTGTGAATATCCTTTGGCGCCATACCCTGCTTTGAATTCTTTTTGTCGTTTGGTCCAGGATTTACTTGATAGACCTTTCTTCCGCCTCACTAACAAAACATCACTAACAATAGCGACAATTAGAGATTAATAAAACAGGATATAACCCCGCTTTTTTTCTCGAGGTcataggtcactcaggtcggcagccaTACAGACAGGCAGCAACAGGCCGCTCGATTATAAACGGAATCAAATCAGTACGGATTATTGACAAGATTAATACATGTTTTGATGAAATTTTATTGCATTACATTGCTATTATatcgtttatttatatctatatctatatctatatctatatctatatctatatctatatctatatctatatctatatctatatctatatctatatctatatctatatctatatctatatctatatctatatctatatctatatctatatctatatctatatctatatctatatctatatctatatctatatctatatctatatctatatctatatctatatctatatctatatctatatctatatctatatctatatctatatctatatctatatctatatctatatctatatctatatctatatctatatctatatctatatctatatctatatctatatctatatctatatctatatctatatctatatctatatctatatctatatctatatc
This genomic interval from Penaeus chinensis breed Huanghai No. 1 chromosome 11, ASM1920278v2, whole genome shotgun sequence contains the following:
- the LOC125030531 gene encoding uncharacterized protein LOC125030531 isoform X2, with the protein product MPPTKRVPTLFDTCLKQVMFHLIEICKVTEQVREPSQENGIDQVSNYICENLIASVKNCLLKKIMYQILHSKFDGMLDTVNGHGVTVPILGKIIKNILQIFSVEGTTELDFQHDIIRQVSAFENVVGNHCKEAFIYTVYAKPLWAQSLVSLNFKYVADSNVMRVVAAHCPNLQFLNIESLHEPHDTDPLVDNLCWLYGEYSSPWPSANMPKGCPKLQTLILPKYKGLMPAVSHVLKMVVYMPDLCCVRNVDTRLVTEKYLEEFGDAQPLKLIELEEWPRSCVDRSVKSDFTETAKILPSIKSYKSYSGELLTEDFYRLSNLATSFTCLEHLVLYQDRFNNLEFDLKNLPCIPSIKSLELDLDEENIVLEQVHSLSKAFPNLKRLKIHSCGLFTYMNDGEKETGVLFDHLETLDLHRVTEMDTEFLGAFLKYCPKLISLSLSVSALFATDEDEPVTHELIYALRDDMQNLEKILIMREYEKYADPLSLTLDDAIILMAVCPKLTWLGKLGTWCVTEREVEMLIAFCKSQNRDLHISYSQTDYSTNDL
- the LOC125030531 gene encoding uncharacterized protein LOC125030531 isoform X1, which produces MEFPAGNFIFEGLCSIVASAPIMPPTKRVPTLFDTCLKQVMFHLIEICKVTEQVREPSQENGIDQVSNYICENLIASVKNCLLKKIMYQILHSKFDGMLDTVNGHGVTVPILGKIIKNILQIFSVEGTTELDFQHDIIRQVSAFENVVGNHCKEAFIYTVYAKPLWAQSLVSLNFKYVADSNVMRVVAAHCPNLQFLNIESLHEPHDTDPLVDNLCWLYGEYSSPWPSANMPKGCPKLQTLILPKYKGLMPAVSHVLKMVVYMPDLCCVRNVDTRLVTEKYLEEFGDAQPLKLIELEEWPRSCVDRSVKSDFTETAKILPSIKSYKSYSGELLTEDFYRLSNLATSFTCLEHLVLYQDRFNNLEFDLKNLPCIPSIKSLELDLDEENIVLEQVHSLSKAFPNLKRLKIHSCGLFTYMNDGEKETGVLFDHLETLDLHRVTEMDTEFLGAFLKYCPKLISLSLSVSALFATDEDEPVTHELIYALRDDMQNLEKILIMREYEKYADPLSLTLDDAIILMAVCPKLTWLGKLGTWCVTEREVEMLIAFCKSQNRDLHISYSQTDYSTNDL